The following nucleotide sequence is from Methanomassiliicoccales archaeon.
GACCACGGCTTTAGGGGCGGCCTTTGCCTGCGGTGTTGCCCTGGGGATTTGGTCGTTGGAAAAAACCCGCCGTCTTTGGCAAGAGGACCGCCGATTCCTTCCCCACATCAATGAGGAGGAGCGAACACGGCTTCTTTCAGGCTGGAGACAAGCAGTGGAGCGGGCCAAGGGTTGGGCGAAGGGGTTTTGATGAGAGCAGTGGTTATTGGTGCAGGTGTAGTGGGTGCTCTCATTGCCCGGGAGCTTTGTCGGTATGACCTTACAGTTCTTCTCTTTGAACGAGAGCTTGAGGTGGGCTTTGGGGTGACCAAGGCTAATTCTGCTATCGTTCATGCCGGCTTCCACGACGAGCCCGGAACGCTTCGAGCCAGGTTTTGTGTGAAAGGGAATGCTTTTTATCCTAAGCTCTGTGAGGAGCTCGGTGTACCTTTTCGTCGAACAGGGGCCTATGTTTTGGCCCTGCATGCCCAAGAAGTTCCTGAATTAGAGCGGCTTCTAGCACAAGGAGAAAAGAACGGCGTCCCCGGCCTGGAAATCCAAAGAACTGAAGAAATACTAGCTCGCGAGCCCAAGGTAAACCCTAAGATAGTGGCTGGGCTTTGGGCCCCAACCGTGGGCGTCACCGAGCCTTGGGCTTTGGCCCAAGCTGCGGTGGAAAATGCTCTTTTGAACGGCCTCGAACTCCACCTTGCTGAGAAAGTTCAAACCATTGAAGTAAAAAATGGTTGTGTCAAAGGGATTAAAACTGATGTGGGTTTCTATGCTGCAGAAATAGTAGTAAATGCTGCTGGGCTCTTTGCCGATCAGGTAGCGAGGATGGCCGGCCTTGATGTTCCAGAAATTCGGCCCCGTCGTGGTCAATACATCTTGCTTGAGGGAGAAACAAACATTCACTCCGTTCTTTTCCCTTGTCCGACTCCTAAATCCAAGGGAATCCTGGTCGTCCCCAGTGTTGATGGAAACCTTCTTCTTGGCCCCACGGCGGAGGACGTTGATGACAAAGCGGATACGACGACGACCCAAGAAGGGCTGCAGCAGGTAAGAGAGGGAGCGAAGCGGCTTGTGCCCGACCTTGATTTTTCCCGAGCTATAAAGAGCTTTGCTGGATTGCGCCCAGAAACCGCGGCGGCCGACTTCTGGGTGGGACCTACAAAAATTCGCGGGTTTTATCAGGCTGGGGCCATGCGTTCCCCAGGACTCACAGCTGCTCCGGCCATCGCTCGGTTTCTTGTCCACGAAGTCATTGCCACGGAGTGGCACCTTTCCCCAAGGAATTGGAACCCACGCCGCGTCCCACCGCCACGTGTAGCCGACCTTTCCCCTGAAGAGTGGGATGAACTCATCCGTCAAGAT
It contains:
- a CDS encoding NAD(P)/FAD-dependent oxidoreductase, with the protein product MRAVVIGAGVVGALIARELCRYDLTVLLFERELEVGFGVTKANSAIVHAGFHDEPGTLRARFCVKGNAFYPKLCEELGVPFRRTGAYVLALHAQEVPELERLLAQGEKNGVPGLEIQRTEEILAREPKVNPKIVAGLWAPTVGVTEPWALAQAAVENALLNGLELHLAEKVQTIEVKNGCVKGIKTDVGFYAAEIVVNAAGLFADQVARMAGLDVPEIRPRRGQYILLEGETNIHSVLFPCPTPKSKGILVVPSVDGNLLLGPTAEDVDDKADTTTTQEGLQQVREGAKRLVPDLDFSRAIKSFAGLRPETAAADFWVGPTKIRGFYQAGAMRSPGLTAAPAIARFLVHEVIATEWHLSPRNWNPRRVPPPRVADLSPEEWDELIRQDPRFGRIVCFCNLVTEGEVVEAIRRGARTIDGIKLRTRAGFGRCQGGFCTDKLLLILARELGKGAEDIKLKSERSPIVIGPVRP